AAACAAAAAGTAAAACAATTATTATAAAATCTAATTTTTTAAAAGATTTCATTGCGATATCTCCTCTAAAATACTTTTGAATAAAAAAAATATGTATAATTAAATTTTAGTTTATATGTAATATAAATAGCAATAAAAATAAATAATTAACTAAAACTAAACAAGAAATTTTTATAAACTAGGTGTATAATTTAAATAGAATAATTGATATGAATAAATGTTAGTTTAATGAGTGGGTAAAGTTAAAAAGGAGATATAATGTGTATGGGGAAAAAAATAATAGGATTTTTACTTATAATAGGGCTAATGATTGGAATTGTAGGATGTACAAGTGTATCAGATAAAGAACCATTAACTAGGACCGATATAGTTATGGGAACACCTGTAACTATATCTATTTATGAAGGCGGAAGTGAAGATATATTACAAAAATCATTTGATAAAATATCAGAAATAGAGTCTTTACTAAGTATAAATAAATCTGGAACAGAGTTAGATAAATTAAATGAAAATGCAGGAATTAAAAAAATAAAATTAAGTGATACTAGTTATAAAATAATAAAGAGAGCAGTTAAATATTCACATTTATCTGATGGAGGATATGATATATCGGTAGGTCCGATTGTGAAGCTTTGGAGTATAGGACTCCCGGAAGCGAAGGTTCCAACTCAAAAAGAAATAGATTATGTTATTAAACTTGTAGATTATAATAATATAGAGTTAAATGATTCAACTAAAGAAGTTTATTTAAAGAAAAAGGGTATGATATTAGACCTTGGAAGTATAGCAAAAGGCTATGCAGCAGATGAGGTAGCTCGCCTTTTGAGTAAGGAAGGTGTGACTAGAGCTATAGTGAATTTAGGTGGAAATATCTATGCTTTAGGTAGTAAAAATGATAATGAAGACTGGAATGTTGGAATACAAAATCCATTTAGTGATAGAGGCGATGTAGTAGGTACTATACATATATCAAATAAATCTATAGTTACAAGTGGAATATATGAGAGGTTTATAGAAAAGGATGGTAAAAAATATCATCATATATTAAATCCTAAAACAGGATATCCATTTGAG
Above is a genomic segment from Romboutsia lituseburensis containing:
- a CDS encoding FAD:protein FMN transferase, whose protein sequence is MGKKIIGFLLIIGLMIGIVGCTSVSDKEPLTRTDIVMGTPVTISIYEGGSEDILQKSFDKISEIESLLSINKSGTELDKLNENAGIKKIKLSDTSYKIIKRAVKYSHLSDGGYDISVGPIVKLWSIGLPEAKVPTQKEIDYVIKLVDYNNIELNDSTKEVYLKKKGMILDLGSIAKGYAADEVARLLSKEGVTRAIVNLGGNIYALGSKNDNEDWNVGIQNPFSDRGDVVGTIHISNKSIVTSGIYERFIEKDGKKYHHILNPKTGYPFETEIAGVSIISKESIDCDALSTLVFTKGLDEGLKFVEGISDVDAVFITKDKKVYITSGINGNFKITNKEFTLCN